TACGATGACAACTTTTCCTTTCAGGGCAGAAAGAGTGACTGACGTTCCGTCCCAATCGCTTAACGTGAAATCAGTCGCTACCTTGTTCGTTCGTTCCTCTTTGATTTTCTTTTCGATTTTCGCCGCATGTTCTTTTCCTGCTTTCGTGATTGCTTCTTCGAATGCTTTTTTCTTTAGCGTCAAGGCATCGGCAAAATTTTTCTCCGAACCATCCCGACCGATATATGCCTCTTTCAAATTATCCAAGAGCATTGCGTTGTCTTTTTGTTTGTTGATGCACGCCAGTCCAACTTCTATTGCTTTCCCGAACTGTTTATTTTTTGTCAATGCTACCACGTATCGCTGATTGATGTCAGGACTTGCGCCGCCGTTTGCTTCGTATGCTTCATGGAGAACAGGCTCCGCTTCAGTGAACTTTTCCATTTTCAGAAGCGCGTTGCCATACGTTCCAAGCGATGCGCCCAACTTATTTTTCGTGTCGGCTTCAAAATCGCTTTGACGCATGTATGACTTTTTCTCATCGGAAGAAATTGCTTTGTTCAATGCAACCGCCTTCTGTGCAAGCAAGGATGCTTTTTCAAGATTTGTTCCGTCGTCCACCATCGTGCGTGCAAGGTAATTATAATAGACGCCGTTCGGCTTCGGCAATTTCAGCAACCATTCTTCCGCTTTTTCGAACTGCTTTTCATTCGTGTATCTATAGACAAGATTTTCCAGCCGTGATTGTTTTACCTCTGTTTCAAGGTCGGGAAATGTTTCCACCGCAGTCCGGATAATTTCCGCCGCCGCATCCGTGTTCTGTTCGTTGTAATATGGACGGAGGAGTTTCTGTTGTGCAAAATATCCTTTCGGATTGTCAGCGATAACGCTCTCCTCCAACGCCTTCGATTTTTCTTTTTCTCCAATCATAGAAAACAGAAATACAAGGCGGTGGAGTTTTTCTTCATCGTTTTTGAATTTCTCAGCCAGCGTGTTGAGTGTCGTGACAAGCCGCTCTGTTGTTTCGGGATTCCGTTCCGCATCCGCGTGTTGCTTCACATAGAGCACAAGCGCATCGGAGTTGTCCGGGTAGAGTTCCAGTTCCCTTGCAATTTCCGCTTTCGCCTGCTCGACATCCTGATTTTCTCCGAAATATTGTCCGCCATTTTGAAGCACTTCTGCAAGCGAAGAATGCGCTCCTTGCACCGGCTTATCATTTTTATCATACACAAAAAGTGTCCAGCAATCCCGTTCGTTATCGTCGTACGTTTCATCGGCGACAAACTGAAATGCAAGGTGTCGGGCATTTTTTTCTGTCAGTGAAAATGACGCCGTCCATGTTGTTCCGTTTTTCTTCATCGGTGATTCGAGCGCTAATGGGTCTTCCTCGCCCCGATAGACGAGACACAACGCTGTGATGGATTCCGCTTTGGCAAGAAGAACATCGGGATTTTCCGCTCTGTATGTAACGGTAATTTTATCTCCGACTTTTGGCTGTTCGGGAGTGATGGAAACGTGAGAAGATTGTGCAAAAGAAAAGAACGTGAATATGATGAATAACGAAACAACAAATAACAGTTTCATTGCTATCTTTCGGTCTGAGGTGATTAGAGATGATGATTAATGCGGATGCAAAGTACGAAAATGATGATTGGGAATCAAATCAAAGAAGTTCAATTTTTTAGAAATATTCAGAGTAGTTCCAACGGATTTTTTCAATTTGGAATTGGAACCTCAATTTGTATATTAAGCACGCAAATGTTTCAAGTATCCAATATTTTGCACAACGCAATCAGATGTATCGTTTTCTCGATGTATTTGATTTCTCTTGTTTTCGGAAGCGGTCTTCATCTTCACGAAGATGATGGTTCTGTTCATGAGGATGAATTGGTTCTTCATGCTCATGATAGTATTGAAACTTTTCAAACACACGTTAACGATGCGACTCTGACTCAGAATGAGCAGACGCATAATCATTCCGTTGCTACGGTTCATCTTCTTGCTTCGCTGACACGAACACAGCACTCAATTGTTTCCTATTCAAAACAGATTGAGATGGAGTCTTGTTCAGATATTTCGATTTCCTCTTCGATGGAAACTTGCAAACAACTGTATTTGCATGACTCCGATCCTCCGATTCTCCAAGGAATCACTCCCGACCGCGCAGGTCGCGCTCCCCCGACAGTCTAAGCCCCCTTTTTCTTTCCGTGCATATTTTCCTGTTGATAAACAATCAACAAGGAAGAGATGTATTTTTATTTCACTACAATTTTATCATTATGAAGATAATAGTATGAAACATCACGTTTTCATTTTCATCATCGCGGTTATTCTTTTTGTTTCAGGATGCGCACAACAAGAAGAGTCATCAAAGCCTGTTGCCAAAGGCGGCGGCTCGGTTACACTCTGGACAAACAAGACAGAATTATTTATGGAATATCCTGCGCTCGTTATTGGGAAAGAGGTGCGGTTCGCCGTCCATCTCACATGGATTTCCAATTTCAAAGCGGTTACCGAAGGGCAACTCACTCTTGAGTTTACATCGTCGGATGGGGTTCATTTTACCGCTTCGACAGATAGTCCGACATCGCCAGGAATATTTCGTCCAACAGTAACATTCAATCAAGCAGGAACATTTCATCTGACCATGATTGTGAACGGCGTGGAAACGGATACACTTCAGATTGAAGATTTACTGGTACAACCTTCTGAAGCCGACATTCCGGAGGAAGCAGAAAGTTCATCGGGCGAAGAACTCATCACCTATTTGAAAGAACAGCAATGGAAAACCGATTTCCGTACTGAGCCTGTTCGGCAGGAACGAATCAGCAATACAATTCATGCCGCCGGTGAAATTGTTCCGAAACTCAATGCGGAAGCAATTGTCGCCGCGCCGTTTACCGGATACATTCCTGCGGAAAAGAATCTCCGATTGCCTGTCCCGGGTTCGCTGGTCGAGCGAGGAACAATTCTCGCACTCATGATGCCTTCGGCAGAAACTCAGGGAGGAAACGAGGATTTCGCCTCGCGCTTTACCGATGCAGAAACAGAACGGGATCTTGCAAAGCGTGAGTTGGAGCGCGCTAAGAAATTATATGCCATCCAAGGTATTTCTGAAAAGGAGTTGCAGGAAGCCGAGTCTGAATTTCGTCGCGCGGTTGCCACGTACAAAAC
This sequence is a window from Ignavibacteriota bacterium. Protein-coding genes within it:
- a CDS encoding redoxin domain-containing protein, whose translation is MKLLFVVSLFIIFTFFSFAQSSHVSITPEQPKVGDKITVTYRAENPDVLLAKAESITALCLVYRGEEDPLALESPMKKNGTTWTASFSLTEKNARHLAFQFVADETYDDNERDCWTLFVYDKNDKPVQGAHSSLAEVLQNGGQYFGENQDVEQAKAEIARELELYPDNSDALVLYVKQHADAERNPETTERLVTTLNTLAEKFKNDEEKLHRLVFLFSMIGEKEKSKALEESVIADNPKGYFAQQKLLRPYYNEQNTDAAAEIIRTAVETFPDLETEVKQSRLENLVYRYTNEKQFEKAEEWLLKLPKPNGVYYNYLARTMVDDGTNLEKASLLAQKAVALNKAISSDEKKSYMRQSDFEADTKNKLGASLGTYGNALLKMEKFTEAEPVLHEAYEANGGASPDINQRYVVALTKNKQFGKAIEVGLACINKQKDNAMLLDNLKEAYIGRDGSEKNFADALTLKKKAFEEAITKAGKEHAAKIEKKIKEERTNKVATDFTLSDWDGTSVTLSALKGKVVIVDFWATWCGPCKQSFPYLQYVYEKYQSNENVKILALNTWERIKGDSAIIENAKKFMGTNKYSFPVLFDKNEVVNHYEVEGIPTKFIIDKKGNIAYTSIGFDGPQMVEEMVQEIEMLLKE
- a CDS encoding efflux RND transporter periplasmic adaptor subunit; translated protein: MKHHVFIFIIAVILFVSGCAQQEESSKPVAKGGGSVTLWTNKTELFMEYPALVIGKEVRFAVHLTWISNFKAVTEGQLTLEFTSSDGVHFTASTDSPTSPGIFRPTVTFNQAGTFHLTMIVNGVETDTLQIEDLLVQPSEADIPEEAESSSGEELITYLKEQQWKTDFRTEPVRQERISNTIHAAGEIVPKLNAEAIVAAPFTGYIPAEKNLRLPVPGSLVERGTILALMMPSAETQGGNEDFASRFTDAETERDLAKRELERAKKLYAIQGISEKELQEAESEFRRAVATYKTLSSYIQTKNDTFSFSLANGFQLIAPISGTISELSIVPGKQVNAGEPLFRIIDTKEVWIRVNVPVTDIGKVSHPQKAWMQISGVEEPLSIDEQNGKLISVGNVVEEMTRTVPVIFQVNNFLNTLRIGMIGEVHISTGNERDALVVPESALIEEEGRYSVYVHVEGEAFARREVQLGAKEADRVEIISGILEGERVVTIGAYQVRLASLSSQLPAHGHAH